The DNA sequence GAAATTGAATAATCAGACTGAAACAGATAAGCACTGTGGATGCTGCAAATTGAAAAACAGTCATGTATTTTCTAATCGTATTTCCTGTAGCTCTTTTTGTATTTTCTCCTTTTAGAATATTTATGGTGTTAAACTTAGATAGCACAATCGCCGGATAAATGCTACCCAACAACAAACAGAGTAAAAACAAAGCAGCGATTACAATTAGAAATTGCGGATTAAATGCAAAAGAACTGTCAAATTTTAAGTTGAGATTGCTAATTAATCCAGTAAGTGTAAAGTGTAATAGCAGTAAGCCAATAATAAAAGAAATGGTATTGGTCACTACAGATTCAAACAAGAATTGAAAGATGAGTGTGCTTCTTCTGGCACCAATTACTTTCCTTATACCAGTTTCTTTAGAGCGAGTTGTTGCTTGAGCTGTTACCAAATTGGTGTAATTCATTATTGCCAATAATAAAATCACGAGTCCGGTACAAAGAAATGCAATTAGGTATTTTGTTGCGGTAGGTCTTTCGTTTAAATAAAGATTTTTGAATGGTTTAATATAAAAGGTTAAATCATCCAGTTTCAAATCTCTATGAGCAATCATACCTGCGATTGCTTCATTAATAAATTCTACATTTTTAAGTTCAGGTATGTAAAGAAAGGTTTGGAAAGAACCCAGCCCAATGAGTTCGTTATCGATTAATTGCCTTTTATCTTCACCTAAATTTGAAAAACTGCTGAGTGATGCAAGAAAATCAAAATTGATAGAAGAGTTGCTCGGTACGTTTTCGATTACACCAGTTACTTCGAAAGCAAAGTCTTTATTTAGGTAGAGAATTTCGCCAATAGGGTTTTTATCTGCGAAATATTTTTGAGCTGTTGCCTCTGTGAGAATAACTGAATTCGGTCTACTTAAAGCAGTTTTTTTATCTCCATACTTCAGTTTAAAACTAAAAAGCTCTAGTATTTGTGGGTCTGTAAATCGAAAATTCTTTTCGTAATAGATCTCTCCTTTTTCGGTCTTAACTGTATATTTTTCAGGATAAAAATAACGAACTACCTCTTTTACCTCTGGAATATCATTCTTTAACGCTGTGCCAAATGCTGCCGACATTGCATTTGCTTGCATTGTAGAACCACCATAGTTCATGTCTCCTTTTAATACATAAATATGATCTATATTTTTATGAAAACCATCGTAACTAAACTCATGCGTAACATGCATAAAAACCAACAAGCTGGCAGCAATTCCGATAGCTAAACCAAAAATATTGATGAATGAGATGAAGCTATTTTTAAATAAATTTCTCTTGATGATTTTGAGGTAATTCCAAATCATTTAATAGATCAGTTAAAGTTTATGTTTTTATTCATCCCTTAAACTATCAACCGGATTAACAGTAGCCGCTTTAATAATTCTGCTACCCATAGCAAACAATGCAATTGTTAAAATTAACAGAGTAGGCAAAGAATACAACCACCATTTTACTTCTATGCGATAGGCAAAACCACTAAGCCATTCGGTAATAAAGTAGTTGGCAACAGGAATAGCGATTACAAAAGAGATAAGAATGAGTTTGAAATATTCTTTAGAAAGTAGATAGAAGATATTGAATACAGATGCGCCAACTACCTTTCTAATACCAATTTCTTTGGTTCTTCTGTTAGCGGCGAATGAAGCCAAACCGAGCAAACCAAGCGCAGCAATTACAATGGCGACCACCGTAAAAAATTGGAACATTCTGGCAGTTTGCACCTCGTCTTTGTATAAATTGTTAAAGGCTTCGTCTAAGAAATTGTATTCAAAGGGATAGTCTGGAATAAACTCTTTATAAGTGGTTTCTACTTGAGTAAGCATGTCTGAAACATTGGCTTGTTTATCAATTTTCAAATACATCTTTGGTCCTCTGTGAAAGAATCCAGACGAAGTATCTTTTGCGACAATGATAGACAAAGGATTAATATCGTACTGCATAGAAGCATAATTGAAATCTTTCACCACACCTATCAACCTATTTTCTTCTCCCATTAAAGATAGATTGGATCCCATAAGTGTATCTGGTATTTGCATTACTTCCATCGCTTTCTCGTTCAAAACCACATCGCCATCCCTAATCTCCTGAAAGGGGGGAATTGCCCATTCTATTTCGAGGGTCGAAAAGAAGTTTTCATCAGCCGACATACCATGAATTTGTACTTCTTCGTCAGTAACTGGTGAGTTGGTAAAAGCTACCCATGTGCCATCTTTGTAAATGGTATTGGTTGCAGTAGCCACAGAGTTAATGCCATTGAGCTCAGAAATAGTATGTTTTAAACTAGGGTATTTCTTTCCAGCATCTTTATGAATATTTACTACCAGTAATTGATCTTTGGAGAGTCCGGTATTTTGCTCTTTTAAGTAATTTACTTGATACTGAATGATGAGACTAAAGCAAATGAGTACAGTTGATGCCGCAAATTGGAAAACCGTCATGTATTTTCTTACAACAGTGCCAGTCGCTTTCTTTCCTTTTCCACCTTTAAGGATGC is a window from the Chondrinema litorale genome containing:
- a CDS encoding ABC transporter permease — translated: MIWNYLKIIKRNLFKNSFISFINIFGLAIGIAASLLVFMHVTHEFSYDGFHKNIDHIYVLKGDMNYGGSTMQANAMSAAFGTALKNDIPEVKEVVRYFYPEKYTVKTEKGEIYYEKNFRFTDPQILELFSFKLKYGDKKTALSRPNSVILTEATAQKYFADKNPIGEILYLNKDFAFEVTGVIENVPSNSSINFDFLASLSSFSNLGEDKRQLIDNELIGLGSFQTFLYIPELKNVEFINEAIAGMIAHRDLKLDDLTFYIKPFKNLYLNERPTATKYLIAFLCTGLVILLLAIMNYTNLVTAQATTRSKETGIRKVIGARRSTLIFQFLFESVVTNTISFIIGLLLLHFTLTGLISNLNLKFDSSFAFNPQFLIVIAALFLLCLLLGSIYPAIVLSKFNTINILKGENTKRATGNTIRKYMTVFQFAASTVLICFSLIIQFQVDFLKEQNTGLSKDQILVVDLHPEIGNKYQTLKNAVSKLNGINSVGTATETLYKEDPWIIYSHSPISNKEIQVNFIQVDEDFFSTLDMEWAIPPNQELHQADVVVNENTMESMQIPDSLINSNFTFLSKKNRLSGVLKDFNYASLQYNIKPLALIITKDISASLLKNGPKMYLKIDKQAKISDVLAQVETTCKEFVPDYPFEYNFLDEAFNNLYKDEVQTARMFQFFTVIAIVIAALGLLGLASFAANRRTKEIGIRKVVGASVFNIFYLLSKEYFKLILISFVIAIPIANYFITEWLSGFAYRIEVKWWLYTLPTLLILTIALFAMGGRIIKAATVNPVDSLRDE